A window of Thermococcus sp. genomic DNA:
TGAGAAGGGCCTCAGAACGCCGACGATAGTATCGAGGCCGGCCAGACACTTCGACACATACGTTGACCACATAGCCAACTACCTCATAACCATGCAGCACTACTTCAGCGGTGCCCAGGCACTAAGCTCAGTGGAGTGGTATGCGGGACCATTCATCAGGAAAGAAGACCTAGACAGGCGTAAAATCAGGCAGAACATCCAGAGGCTTGTTTATAACCTCAACTACCCCACGAGAATTGGCCTTCAAACTCCATTCACAAACTTCACCGTAACGCTCGACGCCCCGAAGAAGATGCTTGAGGGTGACCACGCGGTTTACGATGGGAAAAAGCTCGAACCCCTCGGTGAGTACGAGAGGGAAGCCAAAGAGTTCTTCATAGCCCTAACTGAGGTCCTAAGGGAGGGAGACGCCCTCGGACAGCCCTTCACATTCCCGATTCCCACGATAATGGTTACGGCCAAGATGCTCTGGGACGACCCGGAGGTGTTTGAAGCCGTTTTTAAAACGGCCGCTAGGAGGGGGAGCTTCTACTGGCTCAACACGAACGTCGTTGACCCGGACGCGAGCTACGCGATGTGCTGCAGGATAGCCATAGACAAGACCGAGATGGCCTTTGCCTTCGGTGTCTCCGGGAAGAGCGTCGAGGAAGATGCTATAGAGAAGCTCGAAAGACAGCGCTTCGGAGGCCTCTGGGCGATGCCCGACGTCACCGGCTCGGTGAACGTGACCACGGTCAATCTGCCGAGGCTCGCTCTCAAAGCGAAGGACGACGACAGGTTCTGGGAGGAGTACGAGAAAACCCTCGAAATCGTAAAGAAAACAACGGACTGGTTCAGGGAGCGCTACGTGAGGCTGATAACGAACTACAGGCAGATGTACCAGATGATTCACCTCTACCTCGAGGAGTTTCCAAACAGTCACTTCAACACCATCGGAATCCTCGGCCTTCCGGAAGCGGCCGCGGTTTACCTCAACGAGCCGAAGCTCTGGGAGGAGGGCACAAGAAGGGACTGGCTTAACGCGGCTGAGCTCATGAAGGAGATTGTTGAGTTCGCCACTTCCAAAGCTAGGGAGTGGATGCGCGAAACCGGAACACCTTGGAACGTCGAGGAAGTGCCGGGAGAAAGTGCCGCGGCGAAGCTGGCAATAAAAGACCTGCACGAGTTCCCGGAGCTCAGGGAGTACCTTAGCGACCCGGAGAACCCGATTTACTCAACGAGTATAGCGCCCTACTACGGCTCCCTCGAGCTGGCAGACAGGATAAGGATTGAGGAAAAAGTTCAAAGAAGCTTCACCGGTGGAGTGATGATGCACGTCTTCCTCGGGGAGGAGCCGGACCCGGAGGCATTGGCGAAGCTCACGAAGAGGCTCATGAAGACGGAGCTTGTCTACTGGAGCTACACGCCGGCGATAACCGTCTGCAACTCCTGTGGATACTCGACTACCGGCCTGTACACACACTGCCCACGCTGTGGGAGTGAGAACGTAGAAATATGGAGCCGGATAATTGGCTACTACAGACCGCTTAGGAACTGGAACCCCTTCCGGAAGAGGGAATTCTGGACGAGGAGGCACTACTCCTCCTGATTTCTTTTTGGAGGTGGTTCAATGCTCGTGAGTGGCTGGAAGAGTGTCAGCATGGTTGATGTCCGTGGCAAGGTCACCTTTACCCTCTGGCTCTGCCTCTGCAACCTCAGGTGTCCCTTCTGCCACAACTGGCGCATCGCCGAAGGTTTGGAGTGCTTCCCGCTCAATAGAAAAGCCCTTTTGGACGAACTCGAATCAAGCACCTTCCTCGTTGACTACTTCCACGTCACAGGTGGCGAACCACTGATGCAGTGGCAGGAGTTGGGCCCTCTCTTAGCCGAAGTCAAACTCCTTGACGTCCCTGTGAGTCTGAACACGAACCTTACTCTCGTTGGTCCACTAGAGAGGCTTCTGAAAGCTGAACTCGTTGAGCATGTAGCCACGGACCTCAAGATCCCCCCTGAACTCTACGGTCTCCCGGAAAAACCCTCGAAAAAGCTCTGGGAGCTCTTCCTTAAGGGTCTTGAGCTGGTCTCAAGCTATGGGATTCCACTAGAACTGAGGATTCCCGTGGCGAGGGGATTAAATGCCTGGCCATGGGTAGAGGAGGGGCTTAAGCATCTCAACACAGACTTCTACGTCATCCTTAACCCCCTAGTCGGAAGGCCCCTGACGAATCCAAGGGACGAAG
This region includes:
- a CDS encoding anaerobic ribonucleoside triphosphate reductase, whose product is MEEVRRDMIQEYAGWSSLNVLENANRYPGPTGFFAYIMEEALKESISLVPKEGRDAHFSGDIYIHKLPYSLYIPYCTGHSTARLLEKGLRTPTIVSRPARHFDTYVDHIANYLITMQHYFSGAQALSSVEWYAGPFIRKEDLDRRKIRQNIQRLVYNLNYPTRIGLQTPFTNFTVTLDAPKKMLEGDHAVYDGKKLEPLGEYEREAKEFFIALTEVLREGDALGQPFTFPIPTIMVTAKMLWDDPEVFEAVFKTAARRGSFYWLNTNVVDPDASYAMCCRIAIDKTEMAFAFGVSGKSVEEDAIEKLERQRFGGLWAMPDVTGSVNVTTVNLPRLALKAKDDDRFWEEYEKTLEIVKKTTDWFRERYVRLITNYRQMYQMIHLYLEEFPNSHFNTIGILGLPEAAAVYLNEPKLWEEGTRRDWLNAAELMKEIVEFATSKAREWMRETGTPWNVEEVPGESAAAKLAIKDLHEFPELREYLSDPENPIYSTSIAPYYGSLELADRIRIEEKVQRSFTGGVMMHVFLGEEPDPEALAKLTKRLMKTELVYWSYTPAITVCNSCGYSTTGLYTHCPRCGSENVEIWSRIIGYYRPLRNWNPFRKREFWTRRHYSS
- a CDS encoding anaerobic ribonucleoside-triphosphate reductase activating protein; the protein is MLVSGWKSVSMVDVRGKVTFTLWLCLCNLRCPFCHNWRIAEGLECFPLNRKALLDELESSTFLVDYFHVTGGEPLMQWQELGPLLAEVKLLDVPVSLNTNLTLVGPLERLLKAELVEHVATDLKIPPELYGLPEKPSKKLWELFLKGLELVSSYGIPLELRIPVARGLNAWPWVEEGLKHLNTDFYVILNPLVGRPLTNPRDEAWCSNHCWPREEVEELREKLEELGIDVYTNHFGDSSAKRVLLTPE